A single window of Agromyces aureus DNA harbors:
- a CDS encoding ABC transporter ATP-binding protein, which yields MTTVVRAQGLTKRYGSFTAVDAVDFTLEENRIYGLLGRNGAGKTTIMQLLTGQLFANSGELEVFGRAPAEHADVLRRLCFIAESQRYPEDFTPAHVFKAAPWFFENWDAAFAERLVADFRLPLKRRIKKLSRGQLSAVGVIVGLASRAPLTFFDEPYLGLDAVARHIFYDRLLEDYAEHPRTIVLSTHLIDEVANLLEHVILIDQGRILLDRDAEEVRGSATTIAGARAAVDAFTADRPVIGREGIGGLASVTIDGRLDQAERIRAAELGLELAPVSLQQLIVHLTGTDLAGSTEQEKAA from the coding sequence ATGACCACCGTCGTTCGTGCGCAGGGGCTCACCAAGCGCTACGGCTCGTTCACCGCGGTCGACGCCGTCGACTTCACGCTCGAGGAGAACCGCATCTACGGCCTGCTCGGCCGCAACGGCGCCGGCAAGACCACCATCATGCAGCTGCTCACCGGCCAGCTCTTCGCGAACTCGGGCGAGCTCGAGGTCTTCGGTCGCGCACCGGCCGAGCATGCCGACGTGCTGCGCCGCCTCTGCTTCATCGCCGAGTCGCAGCGCTACCCCGAGGACTTCACGCCGGCGCACGTGTTCAAGGCCGCCCCCTGGTTCTTCGAGAACTGGGATGCCGCGTTCGCGGAGCGTCTCGTCGCCGACTTCCGGCTGCCGCTCAAGCGCCGCATCAAGAAGCTCTCGCGCGGCCAGCTGAGCGCCGTCGGCGTGATCGTCGGCCTCGCGAGCCGTGCCCCGCTGACGTTCTTCGACGAGCCGTACCTCGGCCTCGACGCGGTCGCCCGGCACATCTTCTACGACCGCCTCCTCGAGGACTACGCGGAGCACCCCCGCACGATCGTGCTCTCGACGCACCTGATCGACGAGGTCGCGAACCTCCTCGAGCACGTGATCCTCATCGACCAGGGCCGCATCCTGCTCGACCGTGACGCCGAGGAGGTGCGCGGCTCGGCGACCACGATCGCCGGCGCCCGCGCCGCGGTCGACGCGTTCACCGCCGACCGCCCGGTGATCGGCCGCGAGGGCATCGGCGGTCTCGCGTCCGTCACGATCGACGGCCGGCTCGACCAGGCCGAGCGCATCAGGGCCGCCGAGCTCGGACTCGAGCTCGCGCCGGTGTCGCTCCAGCAGCTCATCGTGCACCTCACCGGCACCGACCTCGCCGGCTCGACCGAACAGGAGAAGGCAGCATGA
- a CDS encoding GntR family transcriptional regulator translates to MDESRPIFIQITEQVENDIIEGTLAEGAQIPSINEFATFHRINPATALRGVNRLVDDGIVEKRRGIGMFVTTGARARLVERRRDEFAAAYIRPLIVEAEKLGLDIDQLAALIRAERIES, encoded by the coding sequence ATGGACGAATCGCGACCGATCTTCATCCAGATCACCGAACAGGTCGAGAACGACATCATCGAGGGCACGCTCGCCGAGGGCGCGCAGATCCCGTCGATCAACGAGTTCGCGACCTTCCACCGCATCAACCCGGCCACCGCCCTGCGGGGCGTCAACCGGCTCGTCGACGACGGGATCGTCGAGAAACGAAGGGGCATCGGCATGTTCGTCACCACCGGCGCGAGGGCGCGCCTCGTCGAGCGGCGGCGAGACGAGTTCGCCGCCGCCTACATCAGACCGCTCATCGTCGAAGCCGAGAAGCTCGGGCTCGACATCGACCAGCTCGCTGCGCTCATCCGCGCTGAAAGGATCGAATCATGA
- a CDS encoding cation:proton antiporter → MAAAAATALVLIIVWSTFSRPLDRRGITSALFLAAAGLAVSLVLPDALDISMETIVAERVAEIALALLLFSDATRLDLPALRHHMSWPGRLLLIGLPLTMLLGIGVGVLVFPDMAIASVVLLATMLASTDAALGQKVVSDEKVPGRVRQALDVESGLNDGLAVPFFLVALSIANAELETGITSAVVASMAEQIGWGLVGGASAGILGGLLFRMGERRQWVGREWRQILPFAAALLSFVIADGLGGSGFIAAFVGGVVFGRLAGPARSTVSIFAEQAGEVFAAITWIGFGALALTRAIPHITWQVVLYAALSLTIVRMVPVAIALAGRGARLQTIAFIGWFGPRGLASLVFVLLAVEEGVPEGEVVLSTVVATVALSVLLHGLTSVPLVGVYHRWYTAHAAGHPAAGEARPTMIPRRRRQLASPTRSDTDPSEDVRP, encoded by the coding sequence ATGGCGGCAGCGGCAGCGACGGCCCTCGTGCTCATCATCGTGTGGAGCACCTTCTCCCGACCGCTCGATCGGCGCGGGATCACGTCGGCGCTGTTCCTCGCGGCAGCGGGCTTGGCCGTCAGCCTCGTCCTGCCCGACGCGCTCGACATCTCGATGGAGACCATCGTCGCGGAACGCGTGGCCGAGATCGCCCTCGCGCTGCTCCTGTTCAGCGACGCCACCCGCCTGGACCTTCCAGCCCTGCGCCACCACATGTCGTGGCCGGGCCGGCTCCTGCTGATCGGCCTCCCGCTGACCATGCTCCTCGGCATCGGAGTCGGCGTGCTCGTGTTCCCCGACATGGCCATCGCGTCGGTCGTGCTGCTGGCGACGATGCTCGCGTCCACGGATGCCGCGCTCGGCCAGAAGGTCGTCTCCGACGAGAAGGTTCCCGGCCGAGTCCGGCAGGCCCTCGACGTCGAGAGCGGCCTCAACGACGGCCTGGCCGTGCCGTTCTTCCTGGTCGCGCTGTCGATCGCCAACGCCGAACTCGAGACGGGCATCACCAGCGCGGTCGTGGCCAGCATGGCCGAGCAGATCGGCTGGGGCCTCGTCGGCGGCGCGAGTGCCGGGATCCTCGGCGGGCTGCTGTTCCGGATGGGCGAACGGCGCCAGTGGGTCGGTCGGGAGTGGCGCCAGATCCTGCCCTTCGCAGCAGCGCTGCTGTCCTTCGTGATCGCGGACGGCCTCGGCGGCAGCGGGTTCATCGCGGCGTTCGTCGGCGGCGTCGTGTTCGGACGCCTCGCCGGCCCGGCCAGGTCGACCGTGAGCATCTTCGCCGAGCAGGCGGGCGAGGTGTTCGCCGCCATCACCTGGATCGGCTTCGGAGCCCTGGCCCTGACGCGCGCGATCCCCCACATCACCTGGCAGGTCGTGCTCTACGCCGCGCTCAGCCTCACGATCGTTCGCATGGTCCCCGTGGCGATCGCCCTCGCCGGACGCGGAGCGCGGCTCCAGACCATCGCGTTCATCGGCTGGTTCGGGCCACGCGGACTCGCCTCGCTCGTCTTCGTCCTGCTCGCGGTCGAGGAGGGCGTCCCAGAGGGCGAGGTCGTGCTCTCCACCGTGGTGGCCACCGTCGCGCTCAGCGTGCTGCTGCACGGCCTGACATCCGTGCCGCTCGTCGGCGTGTACCACCGCTGGTACACGGCGCACGCCGCCGGCCACCCGGCCGCGGGCGAGGCCAGGCCCACCATGATCCCTCGACGTCGACGCCAACTCGCGAGCCCGACGCGGTCGGACACCGACCCATCCGAGGACGTCCGGCCGTAG
- a CDS encoding Dabb family protein, giving the protein MIRHTVAFRLHHPAGSDEERDFLAANAALGSIPGVERFELLRQVSPKNDFTYFVSMEFADQAAYDAYNTHPDHVEFVQGRWVPEVADFLEIDVVPLEG; this is encoded by the coding sequence ATGATCCGCCACACGGTCGCCTTCCGCCTGCACCACCCCGCCGGTTCCGACGAGGAGCGCGACTTCCTCGCCGCGAACGCCGCGCTCGGGAGCATCCCGGGCGTGGAGCGCTTCGAACTGCTGCGGCAGGTGAGTCCCAAGAACGACTTCACGTACTTCGTCTCGATGGAGTTCGCCGACCAGGCCGCGTACGACGCGTACAACACGCATCCCGACCATGTCGAGTTCGTGCAGGGCCGCTGGGTTCCCGAGGTGGCCGACTTCCTCGAGATCGACGTCGTGCCGCTCGAGGGCTGA
- a CDS encoding DMT family transporter codes for MGLVWGSSFLFMKVALEGVSFGQVAWSRTVLGGLALGIIVLIMRPRVARPDGTPGPLLPREGIVWVHFLVVSLTTCVIPYLCFAWAEQYVSSSLASIYNATTPIMTALMATLVFRVEKLGLGKWAGVAVGILGVIVVIGPWQYSALTGSLAGQLACLVATLCYGFTFGYQRKFLSQRPIAPATFAFLSIGVSALVMLALTPWLALEPVDLDWTVVASLLALGILGTGLAYIWNINVLRAWGPTATSTVTYVTPLVGVALGFILLGERFSWHEPIGALLVLLGILLAQGRLRMPRRRTGA; via the coding sequence ATGGGCCTCGTGTGGGGATCGAGCTTCCTCTTCATGAAGGTCGCGCTCGAGGGCGTCTCGTTCGGGCAGGTCGCGTGGTCGCGCACGGTGCTCGGCGGCCTCGCGCTCGGCATCATCGTGCTGATCATGCGGCCCCGCGTCGCGAGACCCGACGGCACGCCGGGGCCGCTGCTGCCGCGCGAGGGCATCGTCTGGGTGCACTTCCTCGTGGTGTCGCTCACGACGTGCGTGATCCCGTACCTGTGCTTCGCGTGGGCCGAGCAGTACGTCTCGTCGAGTCTCGCGTCGATCTACAACGCGACGACGCCGATCATGACGGCCCTCATGGCCACGCTCGTGTTCCGGGTCGAGAAGCTCGGGCTCGGCAAGTGGGCGGGCGTCGCGGTCGGCATCCTCGGCGTCATCGTGGTGATCGGCCCATGGCAGTACTCGGCGCTCACCGGGTCGCTCGCCGGGCAGCTCGCCTGTCTCGTGGCCACCCTCTGCTACGGCTTCACGTTCGGGTACCAGCGCAAGTTCCTCAGCCAGCGTCCGATCGCGCCCGCGACGTTCGCGTTCCTCTCGATCGGCGTGTCGGCGCTCGTGATGCTCGCGCTCACGCCGTGGCTCGCGCTCGAACCGGTCGACCTCGACTGGACCGTCGTCGCCTCGCTGCTCGCGCTCGGCATCCTCGGCACGGGCCTCGCGTACATCTGGAACATCAACGTGTTGCGCGCCTGGGGTCCGACGGCCACCTCCACGGTCACCTACGTGACGCCGCTCGTGGGTGTCGCGCTCGGCTTCATCCTGCTCGGGGAGCGCTTCTCCTGGCACGAGCCGATCGGGGCGCTGCTCGTGCTGCTCGGCATCCTGCTGGCGCAGGGCCGGCTCCGGATGCCGCGGCGGCGCACCGGAGCCTGA